Part of the Azospirillum brasilense genome is shown below.
CCTCAACAGCCCGGCCCTGGCGGCGGACGCCGGATTCACGGTTCCGGTCGTGGGGGTCTGCCATTCCTGTCTGGCGACGTGGTGGGCCACCCTGCGCGGCGGCCCCCTGCCGGGCGACTTTCTCTGGCGGATCGAGGTTCTGGCGCGGGGCTACCGGGCCTGCGACGCGCTGGCGGCGCCGAGCGCCGCCTTCGCGCAGGCCACCGCCGCCGCCTACGGTTTGCCGCCACCGGTCGTGGTGCGCAACGGGCGCCGTCCTCCAGGCGGTGAGCCGTGCGGACGGGAGCGTTTCGTCTTCACCGCCGGACGCTTGTGGGACGATGGAAAGAACATCGCAACGCTGGACGCGGCGGCAGCGCTGCTGAAAGTGCCGGTGGTCGCCGCCGGCTCGCTGGAAGGTCCGGGCGGGAATCGCCGGACCCTGCGTCACGCCGCGGCGCTCGGACGCCTGGATACGGCATCGGTCGCGGCGTGGCTGGCGCGGGCACCCGTCTTCGCTTCCGCCGCGCTCTACGAGCCGTTCGGCCTGACGGTGCTTGAAGCCGCGCAGGCCGGCTGTGCGCTGGTGCTGTCGGACATCGCGACCTTCCGCGAGCTGTGGGACGGCGCCGCACTCTTCGTGGAGCCGAGGGACAGCGCAGCCCTCGCCGCCGCGATCCGCCGCCTGCTGGACGATCCGCGGAAGGCCGGGCGCCTCGGCGAGGCGGCGCGGCTCAGGGCCGGGCGATACGGCATGGAGTCGATGGCCTCCGGCATGCGCAGTCTCTACCGCAGCGTCCTGGAGCGTCACACCCCCACCCCCTCCCGCAAGGAGGCCGTTGCGTGAAGATCGTC
Proteins encoded:
- a CDS encoding glycosyltransferase family 4 protein yields the protein MRLPVTPPAAPAHPAPAHLLMTADSVGGVWTYALDLAQELAAGGLRVTLAVLGPSPQDDQTAAARAIPGLELIDTGLPLDWMAEDPAAIRRGAEALGALARRLEVDLVHLNSPALAADAGFTVPVVGVCHSCLATWWATLRGGPLPGDFLWRIEVLARGYRACDALAAPSAAFAQATAAAYGLPPPVVVRNGRRPPGGEPCGRERFVFTAGRLWDDGKNIATLDAAAALLKVPVVAAGSLEGPGGNRRTLRHAAALGRLDTASVAAWLARAPVFASAALYEPFGLTVLEAAQAGCALVLSDIATFRELWDGAALFVEPRDSAALAAAIRRLLDDPRKAGRLGEAARLRAGRYGMESMASGMRSLYRSVLERHTPTPSRKEAVA